One part of the Paenibacillus silvisoli genome encodes these proteins:
- a CDS encoding AraC family transcriptional regulator, with protein MFKKFVLKNPFQLFLTILLPFLLSTVLLLFVQSSLLSRNFESFALKQVYREQLADLQYTSRNVSALEQTVRSVSTTAFFDDVITDLLYADISTEDINKYQNKLQSYKNIYPFLQSIYIYNGDRMYAVPREQFIYDRLSFDDKGIFPILDDIKNNRSHSIVLRRIPNPMSGIATGADKDLYVYSYLFFDSQVASGKVNEAIILNISEEWIRQSIHSQGNDSGNRIFVIDHGGKLLSDDQAHPMLSDLSAKPYIAQVNASKEQAGSFRMNVDGVDAFITYTSADAFDWKLVSITPYQYIVKDIERMKQKTYLFVVFFIVGSILLTFYFSRRLVVPMSLVIQKYHQLETEKRGELNDRKLQFLRRMLHSKGPLSMEELGKQFQSYGITLDPAAGFLIVLFKIDRFSEFCAAYGVGDRALLKFGIVNIVTELMGPVAPHVCLDLEEDQVLLLLQEDTFIAPSRQSALVDVMHQVQQGAKQYLRLGLSVTFSEPFETLAQLNFHYLKTVDLSYYRLIYGHGCMIFSETIGARTDDFKSSQEKDDELTEALIQGRLQEAKVVLAAMIADASAYSYSALSSMFIRILLLIRHAIGVLETNHAMKVDFEFNGYLMKLQKMETIDEILTDFNALFDRLALELEAKKDNKYLKLLDLVSQIVHRELANPALSLDYIADEIDLSPPYLGKLFKKHRLVSVSDFINNVRLNYASQLVATSTDTITDIMEQSGFASRSHFFTQFKKAYGLTPSQYRLNAKQAGYVQPKPNLDFPDSF; from the coding sequence GTGTTCAAAAAATTCGTGCTCAAAAATCCGTTTCAGCTCTTTCTGACGATCCTGCTGCCCTTCCTGCTGAGCACCGTGCTTCTGCTCTTCGTGCAGTCTTCGCTGCTTAGCCGCAATTTCGAAAGCTTCGCGCTGAAACAGGTGTACCGCGAGCAGCTGGCGGACCTGCAGTACACGAGCCGAAATGTAAGCGCTTTAGAACAAACGGTCAGATCGGTGTCCACGACGGCTTTCTTCGATGACGTCATCACCGACCTGCTGTACGCCGATATCAGCACCGAGGATATCAATAAATATCAGAATAAGCTCCAATCGTACAAAAATATTTATCCCTTCCTTCAATCCATCTACATCTATAACGGCGATCGCATGTATGCCGTGCCGCGCGAGCAGTTTATCTATGACCGCCTTTCCTTCGATGATAAAGGGATCTTCCCGATTCTGGACGATATCAAAAACAACCGGTCGCACAGCATCGTGCTGCGCCGGATTCCGAACCCGATGTCCGGCATCGCCACGGGCGCGGATAAAGACCTCTACGTGTACTCGTATTTGTTCTTCGACTCCCAGGTCGCGAGCGGCAAAGTGAACGAGGCCATTATATTGAACATTTCCGAGGAGTGGATCAGGCAAAGCATCCATTCGCAGGGCAATGACAGCGGCAACCGGATTTTCGTGATCGACCATGGCGGCAAGCTGCTGTCGGACGATCAGGCTCATCCGATGCTCTCCGATTTATCGGCGAAGCCGTATATCGCGCAGGTCAATGCCTCCAAGGAGCAGGCGGGCAGCTTCCGCATGAACGTGGATGGCGTCGATGCGTTCATTACCTATACGAGCGCGGATGCTTTCGATTGGAAGCTGGTCAGCATCACGCCGTACCAGTACATCGTCAAAGATATCGAGCGCATGAAGCAGAAAACGTACCTGTTCGTCGTCTTCTTCATCGTTGGCAGCATCTTGCTGACGTTCTATTTCTCCCGGCGCTTGGTCGTCCCGATGTCGCTCGTCATTCAGAAGTATCATCAGCTGGAGACGGAGAAGCGGGGCGAGCTCAACGACCGGAAGCTGCAGTTTCTGCGGCGGATGCTTCATTCCAAAGGGCCGCTGTCCATGGAGGAGCTGGGCAAACAATTTCAGAGCTACGGCATCACGCTTGACCCCGCAGCCGGGTTTCTGATCGTCCTGTTCAAAATCGACCGGTTCTCCGAGTTCTGCGCCGCCTACGGCGTAGGAGACCGGGCGTTATTGAAGTTCGGCATCGTCAATATCGTGACGGAGCTGATGGGGCCGGTCGCGCCGCATGTGTGCTTGGATCTCGAGGAGGATCAGGTGCTGCTGCTTCTGCAGGAGGACACGTTTATCGCGCCGTCCCGCCAGAGCGCGCTCGTTGACGTCATGCACCAGGTGCAGCAGGGGGCAAAGCAATATTTGCGGCTTGGCTTGTCGGTGACGTTCAGCGAGCCGTTCGAAACGTTGGCGCAGCTGAACTTTCATTATTTGAAGACGGTCGACTTGTCGTACTACCGGCTCATCTATGGGCATGGCTGCATGATCTTCAGCGAAACGATTGGCGCGCGCACCGACGATTTCAAATCGTCGCAGGAGAAGGACGACGAGCTGACGGAGGCGCTGATTCAAGGCCGGCTGCAGGAGGCGAAGGTGGTGCTCGCGGCGATGATCGCCGATGCGTCGGCGTACAGCTATTCGGCGCTGAGCTCGATGTTTATCCGGATTTTGCTGCTCATCCGCCATGCGATCGGGGTGCTGGAGACCAATCATGCGATGAAGGTCGATTTCGAGTTTAACGGCTATTTGATGAAGCTGCAGAAGATGGAGACGATCGATGAAATTTTGACCGACTTTAACGCGTTGTTCGATCGGCTGGCGCTTGAGCTGGAGGCCAAGAAGGACAATAAATATTTGAAGCTGCTCGATCTGGTCAGCCAGATCGTCCACCGCGAGCTGGCGAATCCGGCGCTGTCGCTGGACTATATTGCCGATGAGATCGATCTGTCGCCGCCTTATTTGGGTAAGCTGTTTAAGAAGCACCGGCTCGTGTCGGTCTCGGACTTCATCAATAACGTCAGGTTGAACTATGCCAGCCAGCTGGTGGCTACGTCCACCGATACGATTACGGACATTATGGAACAGTCGGGGTTTGCGAGTCGCAGCCATTTTTTTACCCAGTTTAAGAAGGCTTACGGGCTGACGCCGAGCCAATACCGCTTGAACGCGAAGCAGGCCGGTTACGTGCAGCCGAAGCCGAATCTTGACTTTCCCGATTCGTTTTAG
- a CDS encoding ABC transporter substrate-binding protein: protein MQKAVRKSKLGLVCTILLLILSMLATACGNSGNNNGADKTANNGAASTDGNKSASDNASGNETATEALPEVKLTWYFPGNFPQPDQDKVFAEVNKVIKEKINATVDFKALPFGDYDQKMQVVIASGEPYDIAFTAGWINNYTQNVAKGAFLPLDDLLAKYAPKTFASMPASFWDATKIKGQIYGFVNQQISARTPAVSVPVALIEKYGLDMNAISGKINQDTLNLLEPFIQAVKKDYPQKYPSIGIDPDFFDMEAIVGINVPGAVEFSDDSLTVINQFESDKFKKFVATMREWNEKGYLNSKERISRKSDDWSEGKAGKFALAIGGAFKPGGANLASSLGGEPYVEVPAGTAHLTTGGITATMQAINRNSKNPERAMMLLELLNTDKDLYNLLNFGVKDEHYKLDADGLMIDGDNKQGYNPSVPWMFATNFLANVEKGMPADVWEQTKKVNADALPSKLLGFTFDAEPVKGEIAKATAVWDEYYRAFNLGVSSEEKYNEFLAKMKTAGADKIIAEMQKQINDWKAGK from the coding sequence ATGCAAAAAGCAGTCCGAAAATCCAAGCTTGGCCTCGTTTGTACGATTCTTCTCCTGATTCTCAGCATGCTGGCAACCGCTTGCGGCAATTCCGGCAATAATAACGGTGCCGATAAAACGGCCAATAATGGCGCGGCTTCGACTGATGGCAACAAGTCGGCGAGCGATAATGCTTCTGGAAATGAAACAGCGACCGAAGCGCTTCCGGAAGTGAAGCTGACCTGGTATTTCCCGGGAAACTTCCCGCAGCCGGATCAAGACAAGGTGTTTGCGGAAGTCAACAAGGTCATCAAGGAAAAAATCAACGCGACCGTCGACTTCAAGGCGCTGCCGTTCGGCGACTATGACCAGAAGATGCAAGTCGTCATCGCGTCCGGCGAGCCGTACGATATCGCGTTCACCGCGGGCTGGATCAACAACTATACGCAAAACGTAGCGAAGGGCGCTTTCCTCCCGCTCGACGACCTGCTGGCCAAGTACGCGCCGAAAACGTTCGCGTCCATGCCGGCCTCCTTCTGGGATGCGACCAAGATTAAAGGTCAAATTTACGGCTTCGTCAATCAGCAAATTTCCGCCCGTACGCCGGCCGTTTCCGTTCCGGTCGCGCTCATCGAGAAATACGGCCTGGACATGAATGCGATCTCCGGCAAAATCAATCAAGATACGCTGAATCTGCTTGAGCCGTTCATCCAAGCGGTGAAGAAGGACTATCCGCAAAAATATCCATCGATCGGCATCGATCCGGATTTCTTCGATATGGAAGCGATCGTTGGCATTAACGTGCCGGGCGCTGTCGAGTTCAGCGACGATTCGCTGACCGTCATCAACCAGTTCGAATCCGACAAGTTCAAGAAGTTCGTAGCTACGATGCGCGAATGGAACGAGAAGGGCTATTTGAATTCGAAGGAGCGTATCTCGAGGAAGTCCGACGACTGGTCGGAGGGTAAAGCGGGCAAATTCGCGCTTGCGATCGGCGGCGCGTTCAAGCCGGGCGGCGCCAACCTCGCTTCCTCGCTTGGCGGCGAGCCGTATGTGGAAGTTCCGGCCGGAACGGCCCACCTGACGACGGGCGGGATTACCGCTACGATGCAGGCGATCAACCGCAATTCCAAAAATCCGGAACGCGCGATGATGCTGCTCGAGCTGCTGAACACGGATAAAGATCTGTACAACTTGCTCAACTTCGGCGTTAAAGACGAGCATTATAAGCTGGATGCCGACGGCCTGATGATCGACGGCGACAACAAGCAAGGCTACAACCCTTCCGTGCCTTGGATGTTCGCCACGAACTTCCTCGCCAACGTCGAGAAAGGCATGCCTGCCGACGTTTGGGAGCAAACGAAGAAGGTCAACGCGGATGCGCTGCCTTCGAAGCTGCTCGGCTTTACGTTCGACGCCGAGCCGGTGAAAGGCGAAATCGCGAAGGCGACCGCGGTGTGGGATGAGTACTACCGCGCGTTCAACCTCGGCGTATCGTCCGAGGAGAAGTACAACGAGTTCCTGGCGAAAATGAAAACAGCCGGCGCCGATAAAATCATTGCGGAGATGCAGAAACAGATCAACGATTGGAAAGCGGGCAAATAA
- a CDS encoding carbohydrate ABC transporter permease: MPLRRRIPQLLIHLAFILFSLSCIIPLISVLSVSFSNEVDILKNGYSLFPRKFDFAAYAYVLYRPVQLLGAFKISILVSVIGTFLAVLFMAGIAYALSRPDYKYKNKLSFYVFFTMLFNGGLVPTYILISNYLHLKNTIWVLILPYLAVPWFILLLRSFMQKIPYHIIESCMIDGASEFRIFFQIILPLAKPGLATVALFTMLQYWNDWWLSLLYIEEERLVPLQYMLYRMMNNISFLTSSTNMMPPGMKNVELPSESARMAMAILAAGPMLAVFPFFQKYFVRGLTVGAVKG, from the coding sequence GTGCCGCTTAGAAGACGAATTCCGCAGCTGCTCATTCATCTGGCATTCATCCTGTTCAGCTTAAGCTGCATCATTCCGCTGATCTCCGTCCTGTCGGTGTCGTTCAGCAACGAGGTCGACATTTTGAAAAACGGATACAGCCTCTTTCCTCGCAAGTTCGATTTCGCGGCTTATGCCTACGTGCTCTACCGTCCGGTCCAGCTGCTCGGCGCGTTCAAAATATCGATTCTCGTCAGCGTCATCGGCACGTTCCTGGCCGTGCTGTTCATGGCCGGCATCGCGTATGCGCTGTCCCGCCCGGATTACAAATACAAGAACAAGCTCAGCTTCTACGTTTTCTTCACGATGCTGTTCAACGGCGGCCTGGTTCCGACCTATATTCTGATCAGCAACTACCTGCATTTGAAAAATACGATCTGGGTGCTCATTCTGCCCTATCTCGCGGTCCCTTGGTTCATCCTGCTGCTCCGTTCGTTCATGCAGAAGATCCCGTACCATATCATCGAATCGTGCATGATCGACGGGGCGAGCGAGTTCCGGATTTTCTTCCAAATCATCCTGCCGCTTGCGAAGCCGGGTCTCGCAACGGTCGCTCTGTTCACGATGCTGCAATATTGGAACGACTGGTGGCTCAGCCTCCTCTATATTGAAGAAGAACGTCTCGTTCCGCTCCAATACATGCTCTACCGGATGATGAACAACATATCGTTCCTGACCAGCTCCACGAATATGATGCCGCCGGGGATGAAGAACGTCGAGCTCCCGTCGGAATCCGCGCGCATGGCGATGGCGATTCTCGCGGCAGGTCCGATGCTGGCCGTGTTTCCGTTCTTCCAGAAATATTTTGTGCGAGGGTTAACCGTGGGTGCGGTGAAGGGCTGA
- a CDS encoding DUF3934 domain-containing protein, with amino-acid sequence MAKSKGGTGRGTDKKGWNRWQAAENRKKSAPKPYKSKGTKKPTESS; translated from the coding sequence ATGGCGAAGAGCAAGGGCGGCACGGGCCGGGGAACGGACAAGAAAGGCTGGAACCGCTGGCAAGCCGCCGAGAACCGAAAGAAGAGCGCGCCTAAGCCGTATAAGAGCAAGGGGACGAAGAAGCCTACGGAAAGTTCGTAG
- a CDS encoding histidine kinase, translated as MESFKRKTPEELLQSISKLHRGTLKIYIGPVSGSGKTYHMLREGNTLRQQGIDVVICAVSTLQRPETVEQLGDLERVPSIHWAKDGEKRKDLNLDALLERNPEVVLVDGLAHRNCPDARFPTRLEDIKFLLSKGISVITTVNVYELEGYTEIAQKMTGIAAECTVPADTLELADEVRLIDVTPETVLNRLAEGHLKGNKDASVFKRGNLGVLRELALRLVAEDVNASLTEHREEMGLVGPSGAAERILVTAQYHWNGSIYVRRGQQIAKRLNGDLLVVTFRNFRASMSKEAATFRRSMIKLVEKVGGRFDELPFQSRRKIPRTLVRFAEQNQVTRMVMGHSKHTRWQELWQGSIVNELLRITRGVDLFLVADSAENEGERVLPARMASTNEQQKYRRLSNEEVEEKIGRIKRGTFKVYIGAAPGVGKTYMMLRDGNDHLKKGIDVQIGLLETHNRKETFDQVGQLPIIPRLRTVYQGVNLEEMDTEAIIRTRPEVVLVDELAHTNVPGSKNKKRYEDVLEILDAGISVITTVNVQHLESLNDAVEQITGIRVRETVPDSILQMADEVQLIDVAPEALQHRMREGKIYAMAKVDQALSHFFKTGNLIALRELALREIADDVDERLESFERKSSLRGPWRRKEVIFVCVNSAPYAERLIRRGFRTAYRLKASWYVNYVAPHGGCSPELEKRLSELERLTVRLGGKFIVHEGTHPKQLAQVLAAKAGEVEATQLVIGQPKLSWWESLWQSSFVNRLIRLSRHMDILIVADYDRHKTL; from the coding sequence TTGGAAAGCTTTAAGCGAAAAACGCCAGAGGAGCTGCTGCAGTCCATCTCCAAGCTTCATCGCGGCACGTTGAAAATCTATATCGGCCCGGTGAGCGGCTCCGGTAAAACCTATCACATGCTGCGCGAGGGCAATACGTTGAGACAGCAGGGCATCGACGTTGTCATTTGCGCGGTATCCACGCTGCAACGGCCGGAAACGGTGGAGCAGCTGGGCGATTTGGAGCGGGTCCCCAGCATTCATTGGGCCAAGGACGGCGAGAAACGAAAGGATTTAAATCTGGACGCGCTGCTGGAGCGGAACCCGGAGGTTGTGCTCGTCGACGGGCTGGCTCACCGCAATTGCCCGGATGCGCGTTTTCCGACCCGTCTTGAGGACATCAAGTTCCTGCTATCGAAAGGGATCAGCGTCATTACGACGGTGAACGTCTATGAGCTGGAAGGCTACACGGAAATCGCCCAGAAAATGACCGGCATCGCGGCGGAGTGCACCGTACCGGCCGATACGCTGGAGCTTGCCGACGAGGTGAGACTGATCGACGTGACGCCGGAGACCGTATTGAACCGGCTGGCGGAGGGGCATCTCAAAGGAAACAAGGATGCCAGTGTATTTAAGCGCGGCAATCTTGGCGTCCTCCGCGAGCTTGCGCTCCGGTTGGTAGCCGAGGACGTCAATGCGTCGCTTACGGAGCACCGCGAGGAAATGGGACTCGTCGGCCCTTCCGGCGCCGCTGAGCGCATCCTAGTCACGGCGCAATATCATTGGAACGGCTCCATTTACGTCCGCCGAGGCCAGCAAATTGCCAAACGGTTGAACGGCGACTTGCTCGTGGTCACCTTCAGGAACTTCCGGGCATCGATGAGCAAGGAAGCGGCGACCTTCCGCCGAAGCATGATCAAGCTGGTCGAGAAGGTCGGCGGCCGGTTCGACGAGCTTCCTTTTCAGAGCCGCCGGAAAATTCCGCGCACGCTGGTGCGCTTCGCGGAGCAAAATCAAGTGACGCGCATGGTCATGGGGCATTCCAAGCATACGAGATGGCAGGAGCTGTGGCAGGGCTCGATCGTTAACGAGCTGCTGCGGATTACGCGCGGCGTCGACTTGTTTTTGGTTGCGGACTCAGCGGAGAACGAAGGCGAGCGGGTGCTGCCCGCGCGGATGGCGTCAACGAACGAACAGCAGAAGTATAGGCGCCTCAGCAATGAAGAAGTCGAGGAGAAGATCGGCCGCATCAAGCGCGGCACGTTCAAAGTCTATATCGGCGCCGCGCCCGGCGTCGGCAAAACCTATATGATGCTTCGCGACGGGAATGACCATCTCAAGAAGGGAATCGACGTTCAGATTGGGCTTCTCGAGACGCATAACCGGAAAGAGACCTTTGATCAGGTCGGACAGCTGCCTATCATTCCGCGTCTGCGCACCGTCTATCAAGGCGTTAATCTAGAAGAAATGGATACGGAGGCGATCATTCGGACCCGGCCGGAGGTCGTGCTGGTCGATGAGCTGGCGCATACGAACGTGCCCGGCAGCAAAAACAAGAAGCGCTACGAGGATGTGCTGGAAATTTTGGATGCCGGCATTTCGGTCATTACGACCGTGAACGTGCAGCATTTGGAAAGCTTGAATGACGCCGTCGAGCAGATCACCGGCATCCGCGTTCGGGAGACCGTGCCGGACAGCATTCTGCAAATGGCCGATGAAGTCCAGTTGATCGACGTCGCGCCGGAAGCCCTCCAGCACCGAATGAGGGAAGGCAAAATCTACGCCATGGCGAAGGTGGATCAGGCGCTGAGCCATTTTTTCAAAACCGGCAATCTGATCGCGCTGCGCGAGCTCGCGCTGAGGGAAATTGCCGATGATGTCGACGAACGGCTGGAATCGTTCGAGCGCAAAAGCTCGCTTCGCGGCCCTTGGCGCCGAAAGGAAGTAATTTTCGTCTGCGTGAACAGCGCGCCTTACGCGGAGCGGCTCATCCGTCGCGGATTCCGTACCGCTTATCGGCTGAAGGCGTCCTGGTACGTCAATTACGTCGCTCCTCATGGAGGCTGCTCGCCCGAGCTGGAGAAGCGTCTTTCGGAGCTCGAACGGCTGACCGTGCGGCTGGGCGGAAAGTTCATCGTGCACGAAGGGACGCATCCGAAGCAGCTTGCGCAGGTGCTCGCCGCCAAAGCCGGCGAGGTGGAAGCGACGCAGCTGGTCATTGGCCAGCCGAAGCTGTCGTGGTGGGAGTCGCTTTGGCAAAGCTCCTTCGTCAACCGGCTAATCCGGTTAAGCCGGCATATGGACATTTTAATTGTGGCTGATTATGATCGGCATAAGACGCTTTAG
- a CDS encoding HEAT repeat domain-containing protein gives MAIDHTDEAVVDSPAAEPSLEELKKAAGRSANWRERLRAVEELGKRGGDEAVALLSGIVKHDAVHQVQKAAYRMLQELAVDAQQPVRKTGELVKGLNKILVRIKKSLPEGHTFAEFKEKLQKMRSDVYDIYEGDKEAEFDEWLERTWASLSRR, from the coding sequence ATGGCCATTGACCATACGGATGAGGCAGTAGTGGATAGCCCGGCTGCGGAGCCGAGCTTGGAGGAATTGAAGAAGGCGGCTGGACGTTCGGCGAACTGGCGCGAGCGTCTGCGCGCGGTGGAGGAGCTTGGCAAGCGGGGCGGCGATGAAGCCGTGGCGCTGCTGTCGGGGATCGTGAAACACGACGCCGTGCATCAAGTGCAGAAAGCGGCTTATCGGATGCTGCAGGAACTGGCCGTGGATGCGCAGCAGCCGGTGCGCAAGACCGGCGAGCTCGTGAAGGGCTTGAACAAGATTCTCGTGCGCATTAAGAAAAGCTTGCCGGAGGGACACACGTTCGCGGAGTTCAAGGAGAAGCTGCAGAAGATGAGATCCGACGTGTACGATATTTACGAAGGCGATAAGGAAGCGGAATTCGACGAGTGGCTCGAGCGCACGTGGGCTTCCTTGTCGAGAAGGTAG
- a CDS encoding ATP-binding protein codes for MKTVRKFKPIAASWAPYALITLLIVLITALLIELGLGYDRVNIVLLYLFPVLLSAVYWGIGTSFYAAALCVLAFDFFFVPPFHSFSVDDLRYLFTFFVYMAVAALTATLAARLKQQLRLAKQSEQHTNSLYALSRQMTAISDLRTLLGNVCLQVSETLGGVAVAIYMPDRDEELALTACSEADPAWGRSESETAIAKWVYRQGQMAGRGTGTLRAYPGLYVPLLTEERVYGVLAVIPPAGEAGHKGAFAAENRRLLEAFGGLTATAIARAKLSEEAKLAHLTAESERIRTALLDSVSHELRTPLATVIGSATALIEGELIFSSEDRLELLGTIRDGALRMNRIVTNLLGMVQLESGMLQLRKRWCDIEDMLGVVLAKVKEYKEHRGIRVRLPERIPLFEGDEVLLEQALVNVVSNAIKYSPDHSDIEIAVNEAGAAIVITVTDAGIGVAENEREKVFEKFYRGSRTGHVPGTGLGLAICKGIVEAHGGTITAEPASSGQGTTIRMVLPAGERRDGLERTVEEEVSER; via the coding sequence ATGAAGACCGTTCGCAAGTTCAAGCCCATTGCAGCCTCTTGGGCGCCGTATGCACTCATAACGCTGCTCATTGTTCTGATTACGGCGCTGCTGATCGAGCTCGGGCTTGGCTATGATCGCGTCAATATTGTGCTGCTCTACTTGTTTCCCGTGCTGTTAAGCGCCGTGTACTGGGGCATCGGCACGTCTTTTTATGCGGCTGCGCTTTGCGTGCTTGCCTTTGATTTCTTCTTCGTCCCGCCGTTTCACAGCTTCAGCGTGGACGATCTGCGTTATTTGTTCACCTTCTTCGTCTATATGGCGGTGGCTGCTTTGACGGCGACGCTTGCCGCGCGATTGAAGCAGCAGCTTCGGCTCGCGAAGCAAAGCGAACAGCATACGAATTCGCTCTACGCGCTAAGCCGCCAGATGACCGCGATCTCCGATTTGCGCACGTTGCTCGGCAATGTGTGCCTGCAGGTATCGGAAACGCTCGGCGGCGTAGCGGTTGCGATTTATATGCCGGACCGCGACGAGGAATTGGCGCTGACAGCGTGCTCCGAAGCCGATCCGGCTTGGGGACGGAGCGAATCCGAAACCGCGATTGCCAAATGGGTATACCGACAAGGGCAAATGGCCGGCAGAGGCACGGGGACGCTGCGGGCGTATCCCGGCTTGTATGTGCCGCTGCTTACAGAGGAGCGGGTATACGGCGTGCTTGCCGTTATCCCGCCTGCAGGAGAGGCCGGGCACAAAGGCGCCTTCGCCGCGGAGAACCGGCGGCTGCTCGAAGCGTTCGGCGGGCTGACGGCGACGGCGATCGCGCGCGCGAAATTAAGCGAGGAGGCAAAGCTCGCGCATTTGACGGCGGAGTCGGAGCGGATCCGGACGGCGCTGCTCGACTCGGTGTCCCATGAGCTGCGCACGCCGCTCGCGACGGTGATCGGTTCGGCGACCGCATTGATCGAAGGGGAGCTGATCTTTTCCTCCGAGGATCGGCTGGAGCTGCTGGGCACCATCAGGGACGGTGCGCTGCGCATGAACCGGATCGTCACGAACTTGCTCGGCATGGTGCAGCTGGAGAGCGGCATGCTGCAGCTGCGCAAGCGATGGTGCGATATCGAGGATATGCTAGGCGTCGTGCTCGCGAAGGTGAAGGAGTACAAGGAGCACCGCGGCATTCGCGTCCGTTTGCCGGAGCGCATCCCGCTGTTCGAGGGCGACGAGGTGCTGCTGGAGCAGGCGCTGGTCAACGTCGTCAGCAACGCGATCAAATATTCGCCGGACCACAGCGACATTGAAATCGCCGTGAACGAAGCGGGCGCCGCGATCGTCATCACGGTGACGGACGCCGGTATCGGCGTTGCCGAAAACGAACGCGAGAAAGTTTTCGAGAAGTTTTACCGGGGCAGCCGAACCGGGCATGTGCCGGGAACGGGACTGGGGCTGGCGATTTGCAAAGGCATCGTTGAAGCGCACGGCGGCACGATTACCGCGGAACCGGCATCTTCGGGGCAAGGAACGACGATCCGCATGGTGCTCCCTGCGGGTGAACGCAGAGATGGCCTGGAGAGGACCGTTGAAGAGGAGGTGAGTGAGCGATGA
- a CDS encoding response regulator, with product MTKAKTADGARILIIDDEPQIRKLLKVTLQAHQFDIHEAEAGEAGIYQASIVHPDLIVLDLGLPDISGMDVLRRIREWSSVPVIVLTAKEREEDKIAALDGGADDYVTKPFGMGELLARIRVALRHVASSAQEPILRFGPLVLDLAQRIVELDGSRVKLTPTEYDLLKTLAANAGKVMTQRQLLQQVWGGHHHESDSHYLRIYIGHLRKKLEEDPTRPRFIETEPGIGYRFRSQD from the coding sequence ATGACGAAGGCGAAAACGGCGGACGGCGCCAGGATCTTGATCATTGACGACGAGCCGCAAATCCGCAAGCTGCTCAAGGTTACGCTGCAGGCGCACCAATTTGATATCCATGAAGCGGAAGCTGGCGAGGCCGGCATCTACCAGGCGAGCATCGTGCACCCCGACTTGATCGTGCTCGATCTCGGCCTGCCGGACATCTCCGGGATGGACGTGCTGCGTCGCATCCGCGAATGGTCGAGCGTGCCCGTCATCGTCCTGACCGCGAAGGAGCGGGAAGAGGACAAAATCGCCGCGCTCGACGGCGGCGCCGACGACTACGTCACGAAGCCGTTCGGCATGGGCGAGCTGCTTGCGCGCATCCGCGTCGCGCTTCGCCATGTGGCCAGCTCCGCGCAGGAGCCGATCCTGCGCTTCGGCCCGCTCGTCCTCGATCTGGCGCAGCGGATCGTCGAGCTGGATGGCAGCCGGGTGAAGCTGACGCCGACGGAGTACGATCTGCTGAAGACGCTGGCCGCCAACGCCGGCAAGGTGATGACCCAGCGGCAGCTACTGCAGCAAGTATGGGGCGGCCATCATCACGAGTCCGACAGCCACTACCTGCGGATCTACATCGGCCACCTGCGCAAGAAGCTGGAGGAGGACCCGACCCGTCCGCGGTTTATCGAGACCGAGCCGGGGATTGGCTATCGGTTCCGCTCGCAGGACTAG
- a CDS encoding ABC transporter permease — translation MNKLPLFSSRHFKKNLHLSLLALPAFLIILVFSYLPMGGIFIAFKNINYTDGILRSPWVGLENIKFFFTSNDAWMVIRNTLLYNIVFIGVGTFLSVVFAIMLNEVIRRSWLKAYQTIFFFPYFFSWIIVAYMAYSFIGPYGILTIAIEKLGFESFDFYSETWVWPILLTLINIWKGLGYVSIIFYAGILGISQEYFEAAEIDGASRLQVIRNITIPLLMPLITIMTLLSIGKIFYSDFGLFFFVPREVGQLFPVTQVIDTYVYRMLKVSGDIGMSSAVGLFQSVMGFIVVLFSNYVVKRIDDDNKLF, via the coding sequence GTGAACAAACTTCCGCTTTTCTCGTCGCGCCATTTCAAAAAGAACCTGCATCTATCGCTGCTCGCGCTGCCCGCCTTCCTGATCATCCTCGTCTTCTCCTACTTGCCGATGGGCGGCATCTTCATTGCTTTCAAAAATATCAACTACACGGACGGCATCCTGCGCAGCCCTTGGGTCGGCCTGGAGAACATCAAATTCTTCTTCACCTCCAACGACGCCTGGATGGTCATCCGGAATACGCTTCTCTACAATATCGTGTTTATTGGAGTGGGCACGTTTTTGTCGGTCGTCTTCGCGATCATGCTCAACGAAGTCATTCGCCGTTCGTGGCTGAAGGCGTACCAGACGATTTTCTTCTTTCCCTACTTCTTCTCCTGGATCATCGTCGCCTACATGGCGTACTCGTTCATCGGACCTTACGGCATTCTGACGATTGCGATCGAGAAGCTCGGCTTCGAATCGTTCGATTTCTACTCGGAGACGTGGGTGTGGCCGATTCTGCTGACGCTCATCAATATTTGGAAGGGCCTCGGCTATGTCAGCATTATTTTCTACGCCGGCATTCTCGGCATTTCGCAGGAATATTTCGAGGCGGCCGAAATCGACGGCGCTTCAAGGCTTCAAGTGATCCGCAATATCACGATCCCGCTGCTCATGCCGCTGATTACGATCATGACGCTGCTGTCGATCGGCAAAATCTTCTACTCCGACTTCGGTCTCTTCTTCTTCGTTCCGCGGGAGGTCGGCCAGCTGTTCCCCGTCACGCAGGTTATCGACACGTATGTGTACCGGATGCTCAAGGTGTCGGGCGACATCGGGATGTCTTCGGCGGTCGGTCTGTTCCAATCGGTCATGGGCTTCATCGTCGTTCTGTTCAGCAACTATGTCGTGAAGCGGATCGACGACGACAACAAACTATTTTAA